Part of the Plasmodium vinckei vinckei genome assembly, chromosome: PVVCY_13 genome, aaatgaaaaagtgCATATACAAATGTGTGAACATTAAATTTATGcaaaatatacacatatatataaatatatatatatacatatatttgcaactcatataataaagtttttataattcaaatttgcaaatatgtttttttatcaaataaaacTGTATTCCATAAGCCAtggtatatattattgtgtGTGGTTGGATAAAAAACccacaaatatataatatgtatgcaACAACATTaatcattaaatatattttaatttaatttatgaaACTCGTATCTGTCTCTAAAAAGATacgtttatttttttttcttcttttcaCGCATATCATCGCTATtagttaattttttcaattctTTTTCATCAAGATTCTATGAAAAtcaaaaagaataataatattagaaaatggaaatgcataaataatacattaaACAATTTGCATCTTTTTACATAcgtatgtttttttttcgtccTTACcttttgatatttttgGGCTATTTGATTAATacatgaaataaaaaaaaatataattactaaaaaaaagaatatattgAATAAAAACATGAAACTCATTTTAGATTGGGTCTTTTTCCCATGTTTTAAAATCGAAATGTTTTCGTCTATAAAGCTTTCAATGTTAGCCATATTCAAATTTGGGAAAAGATAATGCAACGGTAAAATtgataacatttttttcaaaattgcTAATTGCATTCCTTTgtaattatttgaaaatataaagattaaaaaaaatgcctGGAAAATTGTTTTAACTACAGCTTTTCCTAAAACTAGtgggataaaaaaatttttaaatggcATCAAAAAGTGACCACAGCAAATTCCGCAGAGGTCAAACATTactgtaaataaaatggaaaaggGCAAATgagaaaattaataattatatttattaataaaataagttaacatatatccaaaaaatgcatatttattgcttagtcattttcatttattcatatattactattagGCCAGCAAGATAAGAGAAAAACAGAAATCGATccgtatttttttataaaatcaatcatccattttttcataGCGGTAACAATATTTCGTTTTCCTTCctttatatctttttcaaATTCTTCATAATCATCGTCATATAGTTTTGcctaaaaaaagaaaacaacggtacacacatatattgCATATATCTTACTTTGCGCAATTTTGCATTTGCTTAATTGAATTTTTCcagtgtaaaaaatatatttaaatgataataatttatttaagtaataaatgcaattttttattgttttgctttatattttttttctttatttaccTTTGAGGCATAAAATGATGTCATATATGGTGGCAATTCTCCTAAAGCTGTTCCGACTCCccatataaaacaatatggatatattttcataaataatttaaataaagttaTATTTCCATCTCCCTTTGATAAACActgttgaaaaaataacaaaatatgcatatatatatatgtgtggtCATAATATGGAAGTTAtgtattccatttttttgaagCTGTGTTAATCaagcaataataatattcatttatataactttttCCCCACAAAGCAATGTCAAACTGTTCAAGcattatattcaaataacATATACAACTCTATATATTCCTATAATATaggattatatataatttttaatcatAAGAtccaaatattattttcattatgcATAGTTTTTTCCGCTTTTACctcaaaataatttcctGTCGGCAATAAGGAATTCCACATGTTTATTCTCGAGTCGAAATTCAATGAATTGCAATATTCAGAAGtagaacaaataaaatatacatgaGGAAACAAAAACAATACTCCTGAATGCATACCGCACCCCAATCCAACACTACTCAATATTCCAAGTGCCATCCACCATATTATAgcttctatatatattattaaatcgTTTAGATACGCATTTTTATGTCtgatttttaataataacaatataattGATATAACTAATAAtcctattttattatattttttattttgttcatatacatttaaaattatattttttagctctaaaaaaaaaagtttggTAGTCTTTAAAggatgataatatatatttaattctttCCTCTTCAAATACAActccttttttttcctttcaTATGAATCCATCCTTGCATATACTATTTAAATGTTTGgatatattctttataaaaaattataatttataattcttcattaaaaaaagttgcATGGGTAACagcaataataatgtaataTTCTGTTATTCAAAATAGTTTCCCCCTTAATGATGTTTTAAAATGACATTCAATATGATAAACACACCAAATTACATAACATGCTCCTTTTagtctttttctttttatcctatataaataacataTAATCTGATGTAATATTTTGGGGGCCTGTTAATACTATTTTccaatttataaaaataaatatatatctgaTTTTGTGGTAATGCAATATGATGGAGAATAAATTcctttaataaaataattgttttaaagCAATGATTATATAGTAACATtcaatgtatatttattttgaaatattaacTGCTCACAAATAATTGTATTAATTagattaatttaaaaacaaaaaatcaAACCTTTAAAATTCtatcattttctataataaaaatagcatgtgaaaaattatactatttcacaattttatgtaaaatattcataaataaatagtattgattttgttaatatacaattttacaAATGCTTATTGAATTTACAGCAtttatacaataataaactTTACGTCgtcaataaaaaaatgttagaAAATCGGAATTTTAACAATagattataattttttattggattttattttgtttattattcaaCATTATATACAATCATTTATGCAGATATTGAGAAaagaatttaataaaattgtaatatacagaaaattttattgcAGTTATGTAATTATGCGCTTAATTGTTTCcaatcttttttattatcaaatcCGTGTTATTTGATTGAATTACATATgcatttaattataaaaattggtaaattatttttttcaattttttatcatgtTATTTaccataaaaatataattcttatagtatatatgtaaatatccatttattataagcatgctttttttgttcatgGCATGATATactataaaatgaaaaaaaaaagcgaATGAattgaattatatatattttttttcattttataattaataaagcataagttttattatattatattatgttttCGCTTTTTCTGcgattttatttaattgtaaaaattttcaatacTACGAAAAATATGGCACACTGAAAAAAAGTGCGTAAAAGGAAAAGACTcgtttaaaaattatggatAATATACTTTGATAAATATGTCAATAGCATAgaaattattcatatataccCTCTTTTTCAATACTACATACAAAAGCTATCttttctcatttttttacaccTTATAAGTATTGTAAATCatgaatattatcattaggACAActtataacaaaataaaaaaagatagcggatatttttatgtaatgtTTAAAAACAGTTGCGGGAAAATATAAGTTAGATACTTCACAaaacatatgtatatatacctACTCGCATATGTGCATTCAAAGTGCCgtctttaatattaaattcccacattttaattttaaaatatagagCAACAAATACATTTacaacaataaaaaaacgagtaataagaaaaatagcAAATGAAAAGGTAACTGTATTAAGTTTAAAAGGGAAAACCAAAAAAGACTAACTGgcaataaaaaagtaatgCGGCTACAAGTCCGTAAATGCTATCGAATAAAACACACAAATGATAAATGTGaaaggaaataataataaaatatatgtatattcataaatacACATATAACCATCACTATTATATAACAAGTATCATTCGTACAAATGGCGAAAGTTATCGTTAAAGGAAGTATTTTTGATGATAATGTTGATGTCACTGATCTTGAGCttgtaaataaaagattGGAGTTTTTAGAGAATGAAATGATTATACCACCCAATAGCATAAAAAGTGTTATAGATAAAACTGCTGcatttgttaaaaaaaatgggaaagtttttgaacaaaaaatatataaagagaaagaaaaacagtttaattttataaataatacacatccatattttttttattaccaGTATAAGTTACACGAACAATTTTTAGGAAttcaagaaaaaaatacaatacCAAAAGCTATTatcgaaataaaaaaaagagaagatttaaataaatcaagTAATAATGAacacatattaaaaatatgtgatTTTGTCAAAGaggatattaaaaaagaaaaaaacaaaataatatactcCATAGATGACCAAACGAAAGATGAAGAAACACAAGAAGAGCAAATAGAAATTAAAGAAgatatttatacaattatATCCCCACTTATTAGTTCTGTGGATGTAGatttaatgaaaacaaCAGCTTTATTCGTGGCTAGAAATGgaaacaaatttttaaatgaactTATtgaaagagaaaaaaataatagtcaATATGACTTTTTAAGagcaaataatttatactataattttttttcaaaacttattgatatatatgtgaAATGCTTACTtccaaataatgatataattgataaaattaaaaaatattccaaTAACAAAAGGGATATTCTAAACTATTcttatagtatatataatcataaCATGAAGAAAagagaagaagaagaaagaaaactcgaagaaaaaacaaaatgtgACACATTTTATGATTGGACAAATTTTACAGTTGTAGAAAATATAGCCTTTGATGATAACATTGACACCTTGCCTCAATCAATAgattttaataatgttgaaaattatgtattaaATCAATTGTTTGATAccgataaaaaatatacaaatatcgaaaaaataaataacattTCCTAtcatacaaataatataaataaagaaatgtATGAAAATGGAGAAATTGGAGAATATCAAGGCTATGGTGATGATTCAATGGACGAATATGAAAGACAAAATGACTATTCAGATGATGCTATCGAAATGAGAAAATTAGAGGAAAATATCGCAGATTTGTCTCAAGAAGAGAATATTTctgataataaatatataaaaggaCGAAAACAAAAGAGCCGACTGAAtggaaaattaaataaaaatgataatgaaatatcAAATGATGAAGAAACTTTAGATAACATTCAAGAAATTGTGGATGATGATAATGacgaaaaaattatagttGTTAagaattatgaaaaatcaCGAAAAcacaaaatgaataaagaaaatgtgCACTTATGCCCAATTACAAACCAACCTATAGATATTAACGATATGACCAGACACTTgaaaacattattattggATCCACAATGGAAAGAAcaaaaagataaattatatgaaaaagcTAAAAAGGAAGCCTCGTTTTCACCTCTTGAAGACATTGAAGGAAATTTATCGCtttttgttattaataGACCAGATATTTTTGGATCTATTGATGAAGAAATCAACGAGCATAcatcaaatgaaaataaaaaaactggtaaaaatgcaaaaaaaaatgaagatgtatatagttatattcataatatttacaataaaatattgcCAGGTCCAGCCATTGCGCATTACCCCCCAAATGAAGCAAATCAATCAAAAGAAACTAAtagcaaaaataataaaaaacaaaaaacaaagtaatatatatcttaTTATACAGTTTAACAATTAGTTAAGCGAACATTTCAAAACCAGCTATCTTTTTACTTCTTATTAATTCAAAACATATATGCCACTACTATAACCTTTTGGCAAACTCTATATATTTGGCCATCCATTATTTagacatatttaatatgtcgtttatatattatttttttcgctttctttttttaatttaattttttcaaaattaatagattccttttatttttagtgATATATCACATTTCAAttaatttacatatatactgtgcatatatatatgtgcattctttatattatatttaggatttatttcactttgttttactatttctatttatttattttgtcttTATAAAACTTTTATAGTTAATTTAATCACCATTTTTTGGTACATAAATtccttttaaataaaagtcAATCTTGTTTCCATTTCCAATAtcaatgaaatattttttggtaATGTCTTTCTCCATTATTGGGCTGTATTTAAAATGGggagaaatatattattatattttttcacaaacaaaattgagagaattcaaaaaaaaataaaggacTTACGCGAATGTcacaattatataattaggaaataaaaaagggtTTGTTCTTTTTTCGTCTTTTTCATAATCAGTATTACATGGACCATATGTTTTCCCAAacaatacattttttgttttactaaaatggaatatttcatttaagccattttttgataaatgaGAATTCTGTATAAGTAGAAGAAAAATGAtagcaataataataaaccataaaaaaataaatcgtTTCACACATGTACACATATATGTAGGTATGACTACTAAAATTTTCTCAgtcttatttaaaaaaatttaatgctcttattttttccggattttttctcattatattattatattttttataatcataCTTGCTCTATATGATCCTCTTCCTTTATGGTCCAAGTAATAGGGATTTGTGTTATGTTAAATAAGaacaaacaaattttatacaattttaattcactaaattttatattaatataatatgcattttcCTTTATTTCAACATCGTTATAAGTTATTTGATcctcttttattttatccgaaatattattaataacatCATTTAGTTCTTTgcaattttcttttatttggttttcctttttcaaattattaaattcgtgaaatatatatttattttctttcataattaaaaatggaacAATATAATTGCATtcaattataaatttctCATGCTCTTCGCTTGTtaaatattgaaatattaaaaaatcttCATAtacattctttttttctttttgactatttatcttattttttatttcctttcGAAACTTCACTTCGTCTATTTCCAATTTTATGCATATCttactttttctttttatatgatactgaaaaaaggaaaagaaATGTAACAAAAtgacaaaattaaaacaaagATAATAGATGGAATTATACAATATGcatattgtatttttttaaaatgaaatatatattcaaatttattataaaatgataGCTAAACAAATTGTCTAcatattcctttttataatataggacaaaaaattaatttaatttattattattcatgCCATATAAATGCATGTGTTTACAATTCTAGTATTAGTATGATCAAACTCCTCAGAatctatataaatatttttgatttcAAAAAACAGCTtcgtgtatatatatgtataaaaatttatatctttcatattaatgaaatatatatttagacATTTCTTTTGTGAAAATGTTTCATCAAAATATCCATTTATCTCATTTACATcttcatataatatgtcATTGATAAGCTGATTTGTATACATTTTGTCTATTTTCTTATAGGCCTTtttattgaaatatttgaaatcaaattttattcttttatcATGAGATCTGCACCAAATTATCCacccaaaaaaaatattcatgaaaaatgaatagaaaaatgaataaatataataattaagaCAATTCAAATGTATTATAACTAaatgtgtatttttttcttttttgcataggttttataaattaattatttctgTTCCATAATGCctcataataaatttatataattatatgcataatatttcttaaataaacattttagATGCAACATTATCTGCCTAGCCTTTTGTATGTACGcctgtttttttatatattacattttattgCCCCATAATAACTCCACTTTCGGTTTTTCgatattaacaaataaataaaatgttagATATAAcgattttattaaattttcactgagtaattttaatgataatTCAGTGTTAGTTTTACTTTTGGTGTCTATATcatctatatatttgtaattgcaataaaatttatatgcatgGTTGCCTTCTTTgggtaatatattttccaagcatattttgatatgttttttttcttttttatcaatgCAAATATTTGAACAATCAATTTTAATATCGTTTTCATCACTAGCAGTTTTTTCATCACTTGTAGAGCATAATGAATTGTTCGCAATATCTGCATCATTTTTGCTTCTAACAAATAGgtcatttaaattattactgCATTTCTCATTACTTTTAGGTATTCCTTCTAAAAATTTATCTatcttttcattttcaacattttttaaattatcatgctctgatatatatttttttttattatcgtTATTATTCAATATAACATCAGAAATGTCTGAAAAagtacatataatatttttccgAAAATTCGAAGAATTAAGCAATATAATTTCATATGgttttaatatttcttcaaagcatttacatatattttcattgaATTCATTTTTCTCCAAAgctttgtaattttttaaaatgtctttatttatataaatagaattaataaatatgcatttatCACCATTTTTTGTAACTTTATAAGGGTTTAACAAATGTAGTGATTTGATCTCAGAATTAATTGACATATTACAAATTTGCTCACTTTTacttaaatttataaatattttgtctctatacatattaatattatctGAATATAGATAAATCTTAATAAATGCGCTTTTCATAGAGCATACTGTATCTTTAAAAAGGACAAAATCTaagaataaattattttttagcaTTAAACAATATTctcttttttcatttaatatattatttaaaaaattataataatgctcttcgttttttatcttatatttattatttaaatggtTTAATTTATCATGATTTCCATATGTTATATTCTCCACGTTGCAcattttcttatatttgcttttttccaaattggattcttttataaaattatctaGTCCTTGCCATTcctttttcataattaaattatttatacatatattaaatatgttttttaaattatcatttatagaACTAGGACAACTTACATTTAAGTTTAAATCgactttatttttgttatttattattatatatattacatcattttcattatttaaattataacagTAATTTTTAAGTGAATACATACCAAGTTTATTTTCATGTCTttcttttgtattttttactattatatctttttcatcatttcttaatatatcatcctcttgttcataattgtagaataattcattattatttttctttacaaAATCTACTAAATCATAATCTAATTTGTTGtttaaacaatttaataatttttgcaCCCAAATAAATTTGTCTATTTTTTCCAGTATCAATTTATTTGGATTTCTGTCTGcatcattaaaattttcgTTGCAcccttcatttttattgctATCTTTTTCCTCTTGATCTTTATTTcgaatattttcatttatctCTGCACACGATTCTATATTACCGTCAAAATCATGACGTATTTCatcaatataattttgcaATTTGTCAAACATATTCTTATCAAtattcaaattaaaaaaatcatttatttctttcatATTTCCTTTCTCTTTCTCCTTAGATTTATCAtgatcttttatttttataagagATAAATCATCTATCAGTTTATTTACAAATACATCAATTTGATCCCCTTctccatttttaatatctgTTCCTTTCGTATTTCTCTTATTTGctttacaaatttttaagTCATTCATGCTTGAACCTAACTTTCTTCCTTTTGAGCCTCtcttattttcttttatctGTTCAATTTCGCTATTATTGTTTGCATTCCCCAATGATTCACCTTTTGATACACAAATAGCATTTTGCATATAATCgaataaagataataacaaattgttttcattaattaaaataaaatcaaatgtatgtacaaaaaaatatgatcgaaattttataattttacaatagttaaaatattttaaattaattgaaaatttcaatttaataaaattttcgtCTTTagttaaattattatcatgaAATACCAATAATCGAAATCCATgtctttttgtttttttcccatctattttatgtaaaatattgtCCTCTGTAACAATACAAGCATGAATTGCATCTAATGcgttttctttatttgtattcaaaatattagGGTCTCCTTCTACTGTTTCCAATTCACTAACACCcgcattatttttatccttattgtttttttctccttttattaaatagcATTTTGATagcttattttttaacttattttctaaattgTTTACTTTTATGAAACTATCAAAATCTTTGTAATAGTAATCTAGTTTGGGGTTGCAATtgttaattaatatatacttcTTTTTGTGATAGTTATATTCGAAATTACCAGTCTCTATTTCACTTAATTCATACCAAATATTTAGctcatttaaattttcaaggtttacataaaaaatgtcaCTACAAATtccaatatatttatctttcgtttctttattattttcttcattccCCTTCATATTCTtctcttttattatttcattattcaTAAAATCCGTTTTGTcttgatattttttgtcgtatgtaattttaatattatgattTTTACTTGTACCTTCCATGAAAATATCTTCATAAAATGAGTCCCATTTCACCTTAATATAgggaaaaaatagaaacaatataacatatatatgtaaagtATTAACCATATATATCTGCAACAACAtctatataaatgattCACACTGTTTTATAACtacatattcatattatttcctttgcatgttttaatatatgcctagaaaaaattagtgtgcacataaatatgtaaatcACTGCATATATTTGCCTATCTAATTATTTATCGTTTAactattatttcatttattttttcccatTTTCTATTACTTTTAAGGGGAGGCTTATTCTATTTGCATGtgagaaaaagaaaaagaaaacaaaaaatgtttcCTTCAATGGTAATAATAGCAAGTTTGAAGGATATACTATAAGATTGTccttaaaatatattttatcatcatgtatatatacatatttatattcatgaTGCTTATAAATTCgtttaaaattttgattAAAATCATTTGTATTCAacgatattttttcatcgtTGTCTTCAAGCTTTACGCTTTTATACTTTTCCATATTGTgtattatgtatttttctccattcaaataattaaaaaaaatgtcgAACTCTTTACTAAAAttcgaaaaaatattacttaaataataaatacaattgtcatatttaaaaagacatttacatttattacagttataaaaatcattttccttttttatacaattcttatccattttttcatctataattttatgaaaCCCGTCtttgaaattatatataagatcggatttttttattagctcatttttttttaccttCTTCATGCTATTAAAGACGTTacgataaaaaatgtataatgttataaatccatatttattattattactactaTTGTCTTTGTTACTTTTGTCATCTATATTGCtaatacttttatttttgtataaatctTCTAAAcgaattaattttaaatcttTGTCaagattatttatttttacaatattgCAAAACCCATAATGTGAGTAACTATTTTCAAATGTAAAATCTGTCTGATTTATACTTATACCTCTGCACTTCGTTAATATActacattttatttcttttttaattttataattaccCATGTAGAAAATCatgtttgtatttattttgtgatATCCGTATTTGTTAActaaaaagtataaaacgattttctttttttcatggggcaataaataatattcctcatttttcgtttttaaataatttccattcctattttttattttttcatttatatataaattttgttcTCCAATTTCCCTTCTTTCTTTATATCTTAATTTCTGCTCATCTTCtaatttattcattatgtctatttgttttttgctcactacattttttatcaatacATATACTCGGACACTATCATTATTTCCtttgttataaaaatattttataaaatttttgttCAAGTTGTAATATAAGTCCTCTTTTTCCCCCAATGGTGTTGcatcttcttttttattatgcatatcACTTTTCACACACTTCCTATTTTCCATTTGGTCTCCATCATTCAATACTAAATTCTGTTTACAATCAAATGGGTTGTcattatttgtttcatttCTATTTGCACTATTTgaattatctttatttgttttttttcttataacatttttctttatatattttctatttttcttcttttcatttagtaattttatttcatttaatacATCATAATAATCGTAGTAGCAAATCCCCCTTTCTATGCAGTCTGAAATCATGCTTAATCTTTGTGcatcttcatcatttttataactgTCCTCATCTCTTTGTTTATCCTCCATTTTTTCAGAAGATGATGgaattttttcttcttctttgCATCCTAGTAATTCATTCtgatcatttttttgtaattctTTTACAATTTCATTTGAACAAACTTTTATATCACATTTAGATGAATCATTCAACTTAATAACATCTTCAAAAcgataattaatataaaaatcattttgattttttatagtaaaactggatttatataaaaataacggATTTAACACAAAACATTTTGATAGTTTTTCTgactttatatttatacttggttcaattatattagcatatatatttatatacatacctataaaatttgttgtcttattttttttgttaaataa contains:
- a CDS encoding splicing factor 3A subunit 1, putative — translated: MAKVIVKGSIFDDNVDVTDLELVNKRLEFLENEMIIPPNSIKSVIDKTAAFVKKNGKVFEQKIYKEKEKQFNFINNTHPYFFYYQYKLHEQFLGIQEKNTIPKAIIEIKKREDLNKSSNNEHILKICDFVKEDIKKEKNKIIYSIDDQTKDEETQEEQIEIKEDIYTIISPLISSVDVDLMKTTALFVARNGNKFLNELIEREKNNSQYDFLRANNLYYNFFSKLIDIYVKCLLPNNDIIDKIKKYSNNKRDILNYSYSIYNHNMKKREEEERKLEEKTKCDTFYDWTNFTVVENIAFDDNIDTLPQSIDFNNVENYVLNQLFDTDKKYTNIEKINNISYHTNNINKEMYENGEIGEYQGYGDDSMDEYERQNDYSDDAIEMRKLEENIADLSQEENISDNKYIKGRKQKSRLNGKLNKNDNEISNDEETLDNIQEIVDDDNDEKIIVVKNYEKSRKHKMNKENVHLCPITNQPIDINDMTRHLKTLLLDPQWKEQKDKLYEKAKKEASFSPLEDIEGNLSLFVINRPDIFGSIDEEINEHTSNENKKTGKNAKKNEDVYSYIHNIYNKILPGPAIAHYPPNEANQSKETNSKNNKKQKTK